A window of the Scophthalmus maximus strain ysfricsl-2021 chromosome 8, ASM2237912v1, whole genome shotgun sequence genome harbors these coding sequences:
- the LOC118313038 gene encoding microfibril-associated glycoprotein 4 isoform X2, producing the protein MMEVTLLVALLVSVASARSDLQSHLFVDCNDIYRHDNTSSSGVYAIYPGGPTTPVHVYCDMDTDGGRWTVFQRRMNGNENFYRPWKQYKTGFGNVAGEYWLGLENIHLMSLRKGYELRVDMESWENEKAHAKYESFSVDSESTGYLLHLGSFVGGDAGDSFSNHGSMKFTTYDRDQDQWEKNCAQHYLGGFWYKACHMANPNGMYAPNGAIGFENVHVIWHAWKGWNYSLKSVSMKVRASNECECH; encoded by the exons ATGATGGAG GTAACATTATTGGTAGCCCTGCTGGTCTCGGTGGCCTCGGCCCGCTCGGACCTTCAGTCTCACCTGTTCGTCGACTGTAATGACATCTATCGCCATGACAACACCAGCTCCAGCGGGGTGTACGCCATCTACCCGGGGGGTCCCACCACCCCGGTGCACGTGTACTGTGACATGGACACTGACGGAGGCCGATGGACC GTATTTCAGAGGAGGATGAATGGGAACGAAAACTTCTACAGGCCCTGGAAGCAGTACAAGACCGGATTCGGGAATGTGGCGGGAGAATATTGGCTCG GCCTGGAGAACATCCACCTGATGAGTTTGAGGAAGGGGTACGAGCTGCGAGTGGACATGGAGTCCTGGGAGAACGAGAAGGCTCACGCCAAGTACGAGTCCTTCTCGGTCGACTCTGAGAGCACAGGGTATCTGCTCCACCTGGGCAGCTTCGTCGGTGGAGACGCAG GGGACAGTTTTTCGAATCACGGCTCCATGAAGTTCACCACCTACGACAGGGACCAGGACCAGTGGGAGAAAAACTGTGCCCAGCATTATCTGGGGGGTTTCTGGTACAAGGCCTGCCACATGGCGAACCCCAACGGCATGTACGCGCCCAACGGCGCCATCGGATTTGAGAATGTCCACGTCATTTGGCACGCGTGGAAGGGCTGGAACTACTCCCTCAAATCTGTTTCCATGAAGGTTAGAGCTTCTAATGAGTGCGAATGTCATTAG
- the LOC118313038 gene encoding microfibril-associated glycoprotein 4 isoform X1, with product MLIQSLHISTQVTLLVALLVSVASARSDLQSHLFVDCNDIYRHDNTSSSGVYAIYPGGPTTPVHVYCDMDTDGGRWTVFQRRMNGNENFYRPWKQYKTGFGNVAGEYWLGLENIHLMSLRKGYELRVDMESWENEKAHAKYESFSVDSESTGYLLHLGSFVGGDAGDSFSNHGSMKFTTYDRDQDQWEKNCAQHYLGGFWYKACHMANPNGMYAPNGAIGFENVHVIWHAWKGWNYSLKSVSMKVRASNECECH from the exons ATGCTAATTCAATCTCTTCACATTTCTACCCAGGTAACATTATTGGTAGCCCTGCTGGTCTCGGTGGCCTCGGCCCGCTCGGACCTTCAGTCTCACCTGTTCGTCGACTGTAATGACATCTATCGCCATGACAACACCAGCTCCAGCGGGGTGTACGCCATCTACCCGGGGGGTCCCACCACCCCGGTGCACGTGTACTGTGACATGGACACTGACGGAGGCCGATGGACC GTATTTCAGAGGAGGATGAATGGGAACGAAAACTTCTACAGGCCCTGGAAGCAGTACAAGACCGGATTCGGGAATGTGGCGGGAGAATATTGGCTCG GCCTGGAGAACATCCACCTGATGAGTTTGAGGAAGGGGTACGAGCTGCGAGTGGACATGGAGTCCTGGGAGAACGAGAAGGCTCACGCCAAGTACGAGTCCTTCTCGGTCGACTCTGAGAGCACAGGGTATCTGCTCCACCTGGGCAGCTTCGTCGGTGGAGACGCAG GGGACAGTTTTTCGAATCACGGCTCCATGAAGTTCACCACCTACGACAGGGACCAGGACCAGTGGGAGAAAAACTGTGCCCAGCATTATCTGGGGGGTTTCTGGTACAAGGCCTGCCACATGGCGAACCCCAACGGCATGTACGCGCCCAACGGCGCCATCGGATTTGAGAATGTCCACGTCATTTGGCACGCGTGGAAGGGCTGGAACTACTCCCTCAAATCTGTTTCCATGAAGGTTAGAGCTTCTAATGAGTGCGAATGTCATTAG